The DNA segment CGCTTGGCCGTCCCAGTGGGCTCGTCACTCATAGACCCTCGCTGGGCCACGCGCCGCCCAACGGTCCGGTTCAGCGGCGGGACGTGCAGCGGACCGTCCGCTGAAACCGGTTGTTAGGCCAGCCCCCACTTCGTTCAATCCGGAATCTCGGCCTCGACCAGCTTTGCGAGCAGTGCAAGCGATTCCTGCCAGCCGAGGCAACAGGCTTCCGGCGGGATCACGTCAGGTATCCCCTCTTGCACGATGCTCAACTCTGTCCCGACGGATACCTTCTTCAGCGTAACTGTCACCCGCATCTCCCCCGGCAAGTTGGGGTCGTCGAACCGGTCCGTGTAGCAGATCCGTTCGCCGGGCGTGAGTTCGACATAGCTACCTCGGAACGAGTGGCTCTTGTCGGTGCTGAAGTTCGTGAAGGACATTCGATATCCACCACCGACGCGGGCATCCATCTCGTGAACCCTGCCAGTGAAACCATTCGGTGGGAGCCATTTGGCCATTGCATCGGGGTCGATGAACGCCTTGTAGACTTTCTCAGCGGCTGCGAGTAATACGCGATGGAATCGGACGGTGTTCGGCATCGTATTCTCCTATCTTTGAGCACTACGCCACTTGGGGCCTAACGATATTGCCGTTCAGCGGCGGGCATAGCCCGGCCGCTGCAACGGCGGGTTGGGCGGCACGCATTCATAACGGCCCGAGCTTCGGGAAGGTCAGGATGCTGAGAAGCCTATGGTACGGCTCAAGCATTTCTCTGAGCATGTCGAACGCGTGCATATGCTTCCACAGAAAGTAGTTGAGCTCGCCGGACACGTAGTCCTTCAAGAAGCGCTCCGCGAATCGAACGTCCGAGTGCTGAAGGATTCCGTTGTACAAGTAGTCGCACTCTAGTGAGCGGAGGACCGCAGTGATCGCTCGATTTCGCTCACTGATCCACTTCGAGAAGATCGTGGTCACGTCTTCATCGCTGGTGTCGAGTACTCGCACGGAGAGACCACGGCTGGGGTCGGTCTCCTGAAGGAATCCATACCAAGTGTTGTGAACGTTCTGGTAGTAGTCAGCATCGCGTTTGTTCTGGGTGAGTGGGCGATAGTCGTTCAGCACGTAACGGAGAAGCGGCATGTTGGCGATGTACCAGCGCCCCTCTCTCTCAGAGAGCTCCACGGTCCCGTGCAAGGGAAGGTTCTCATAGCGTGTGACGAAGCTCACTGACTGCGCCCGTTCTTCGGCTGTAAGAACATCTCCGATCGCAGCGTGCTGGAAGCGAAACGAGATGGGCCGGGGCAGTGTCGTCGTGAGCGCGGCCTCTACCTTCGCCGCCACGGCATCGACCTCTTCTTCAAGGTCGAGGAGGCGTCGGACAATGCGCTCGGGCAGCTTCCCTTCAAATTGCTTCACGGTTGCCATATCGACCGTTTCGCTGCCGCC comes from the Deltaproteobacteria bacterium genome and includes:
- a CDS encoding polyketide cyclase, with translation MPNTVRFHRVLLAAAEKVYKAFIDPDAMAKWLPPNGFTGRVHEMDARVGGGYRMSFTNFSTDKSHSFRGSYVELTPGERICYTDRFDDPNLPGEMRVTVTLKKVSVGTELSIVQEGIPDVIPPEACCLGWQESLALLAKLVEAEIPD